The following is a genomic window from Solanum lycopersicum chromosome 6, SLM_r2.1.
gCGTGTTtctgtaacaccccgtatcatAACAGACAAAAAATCagcttttcagaaaaatctacaAGTGCAACCAACGAAGCCATCGGCGAACCGTAGACtgacccacggtccgtcctgcagatcCGTCAATGGGGTaaaaaaaccccaaaatctcAGCCCAGGAAAATTTAGTTAAGTCATGATCGACGGACGGACCTACGGTCCTTAGGTTAGACTACTGTTCGTAATTCGTGACTGTCGATCGAcaccccattcacccactctctaaaAAGAGTCACAGATAACCTGTACGATCCGTATATGGACCTACGAACCATAGGTAGAATATTGAATTGCTGCCAAATATAGCTTATGTTAATTTTGGAGGAAATAGAAAAAAGgtgaaaataaaataggaaaattaaTACCCCTAAGTAGCTAATGATGAAAAACAAAAactcaaaggaaaaaaaatgcaagaaaatattaacttaaaaataaaataaaaatcctaAGTAAAACAATTTAGGAGGAAAActtttttccccaaaaatttatcaatttgaagattatagtaattttaaaattaaataaaatattatatatttattagttaaatgATGATTAGAgctttactttaaaaaatttaatattaatcgTTTATTTTAACCTATGGCATGTGTTATTAGTCATAGatagaaatttaaagaaaatgaaaaggagCAGGATCTAGCAAAATGACGTATAGAATTTTTGATAGAGATTGAGGAATTGTCCAAGTGTCACGGTTGGTTGGGctcatctcttttatttttcaaaataataaaaaatctttttattttatcatcattgcaaagataataaaaataaaaattatttactacATAAACTTAAACTAAGAAAATTAATATAGCTAATAAAATACGTGCTTATTTATTCAAACTTAATTtagaaggaaaacattttttttgggataaaatttctctttctttaaaaaaaaaaattaaatgtccACATAATATGCACTAGCAATGTGAAAAGATATACACAATCAAGACTTTCAAAGGATAATTAATTAGTCTTGacttttatttaataatgtaaaataaatggcaaataatatttaattaagcagtccataacaaataaattgagtcctgaaaattcaaataatttgaaGAGAGGAGTAATTACATGTATCTAACTCTAATTACTAATTCTTGACTTAAAATGAAATTCATTTGACTAAGGTACACTATAAATAGACCTATCCTATTACCACAACTTAAACCCACAAAGCAatggcttcttcttcttctactaatAAGTCTCGTCCTTTGGCTAATTTTCACCCAACTGTTTGGGGttatcattttctttcttatactcCACAATTCACTGTAagtcacatttttttatttgtttaatctCTTTATTGTcatttatacattttatttttctattataatgAGGCGTTTAAGAcgtaacatatatatatatatatagcatttGATTAATTAACATTGTTTTTTTGATGCAGGAAATTACTAATCAAGAAAAAGTTGAAGTTAATGAGTACAAAGAGAGAATCAGGAAAATGTTGGTGAAAGCTCCAGAGGGTAGTTTACAAAAGCTTGTGTTGATCGACGCGATGCAACGTTTGGGAGTGGCATATcattttgataatgaaattgAAACATCCATTCAAAACATTTTTGATGCATCCTCCAAACAGAATGATAATGACAACAACCTTTACGTTGTGTCTCTTCGTTTTCGACTTGTGAGGCAACAAGGTCATTACATGTCTTCAGGTAAATCTATTCTATtacttttctttattaatttcttttttttactaaCAATGAACATTCATGTTTAATTAACCAGATGTGTTCAAGCAATTCATCAACCAAGATGGGAAATTCAAGGAAACGCTTACTAATGATGTCCAAGGATTATTGAGTTTGTATGAAGCGTCACATCTGAGAGTGCGCGATGAGGAGATTCTTGAAGAAGCTCTTACCTTTACCACCACTCATCTCGAGTCTATTATTGTCTCCAACTTGAGCAATAATAATAACTCTCTTAAGGTTGAAGTTAGTGAAGCATTAACTCAGCCTATTCGCAAGACTTTACCAAGGGTGGGAGCAAGGAAATACATATCAATTTACGAAAACAATGTTGCACACAACCATGTGCTTTTGAAATTTGCTAAATTGGATTTTAATGTGCTGCAAAAGTTGCACCAAAGAGAGCTTAATGAGCTTACAAGGTACGTACAATATTATTTGGTCTATGTATCTTCTTTAATGATATGAATTTAAACCGTTATGTTGCTCTTGTGATGTATGTACGTAGGTGGTGGAAAGATTTGGATTTTGCTAATAAAATTCCATATGCAAGGGACAGACTGGTTGAGTGTTACTTTTGGATATTGGGAGTGTATTTTGAGCCAAAGTATAGTCGTGCTAGAAAAATGATGACAAAAGTACTCAAGATAACCTCAGTTATTGATGACACTTTTGATGCTTACGCAACCTATGACGAACTTGTGGCTTTCACTGATGCAATCCAGAGGTAAAACTAACATCAAAATTTCACAAGTAAAATAACCTTTTGACATTGAATGTTTTCCTCTAGTTATTATGACAAGGTATAAAAGTTCATTAATTTAGCCTgtgatttttgatatattagaTGGGATGCTAGTGCAATCGATTCAATATCGCCATATATGAGGCCCCTATATCAAGCTCTTCTAGACATTTACAGTGAAATGGAACAAGTGTTGTCCAATGAAGGTAAACTGGACCGTGTATACTATGGAAAACATGAGGTAATACTGTTGTTTACCTAACCcacaagaatatatatatatatatatttaaattctcTAAGCTAAAATTACTTGTTATTGTTTTTAGATAAAAAAGATTGTGAGAGCCTATTTTAAGGAAGCCCAATGGTTGAATGATGCTAACTATATTCCAAAATATGAGGAGCACATGGAGATTTCACTCGTAACCGCTGGCTATATGATGGGAGCAACAAATTGCTTGGTGGGTGTGGAGGAATTTATATCCAAAGACACTTTTGAATGGTTAAAGAATGAGCCTTTGATAGTTCGAGCTGCTTCATTGATTAGTAGAGCAATGGACGATATTGTTGGACATGAAGTAAGTATTATAAATACACTTAATGATTGAGAGCCTTATGTTTCACTTTGCGTGAGGCCCAAACTAACTATTCTCCGGTATTAGAAaatctttatgtttttttaaaatgtataattatttattgaaatCTATTGATTTCGTGTAGgatgaacaaaaaagaggacATGTAGCTTCAATTATTGAATGTTACATGAAAGAATATGGAGCTTCAAAGCAAGAGGCATACGCCAAATTCAAGAAAGAGGTCACCAACGTATGGAAGGACATAAACAAAGAATTCTTCCGTCCAACTGAAGTACCAATGTTTGTCCTTGAACGAGCTTTAAATTTTGCACGTGTGATAGACACGTTGTATCAAGAGGTAGATGGATACACAAACTCCAAAGGCTTACTTAAAGACTTGGTGAACTCTTTACTGATTGAATCTGtcaaaatatcaatataatgaTGAAATTGCATTTTCGTCATTCAAGTATTCAGAGCAGAATAAGACATATATTAAATTGAAGACCTTTAGTATTCAGGGCATCTTCCAGCGGCTGATCCGAAACCTCAGTTGGAAGACGCTTTTCGATTTCAAGGATGAACTACATCTTTCAAGTTGTCATGGGTTCTTTGGGTTTCTTGTTCATCTTTTTGGATACATTCACTAGTTTTAGCTTTATGATTAGTTTCGGGGTTGCATCCTCAGCTTGATTGTGTTAGAATTTTGGTTATGATTACTTTCAGCTCTTAGGAGTATTTCTGCATTGAATGTTTTTAGACTATTTGGGTTGAGTTTATGGGGACTCAATTCTTTAGTGATTAAACtgttttctcattttatatgataGATTTGGTTTTGCTTAAATTGTGTTGGATTAATTTCAGATTAGTTTGGTTCTTCTATTAGATATTTTTAGTGTGGTGCCACTTACGACAATCTGATTCgcgatatttttataattagtgatcaaaataaatttctaaaaaaaaaaagtcaatttcCTTTTTTAAGAGTCACAAAAAGCTTTATTTCATGTGTGGCCCATC
Proteins encoded in this region:
- the LOC104648119 gene encoding sesquiterpene synthase 9-like; protein product: MASSSSTNKSRPLANFHPTVWGYHFLSYTPQFTEITNQEKVEVNEYKERIRKMLVKAPEGSLQKLVLIDAMQRLGVAYHFDNEIETSIQNIFDASSKQNDNDNNLYVVSLRFRLVRQQGHYMSSDVFKQFINQDGKFKETLTNDVQGLLSLYEASHLRVRDEEILEEALTFTTTHLESIIVSNLSNNNNSLKVEVSEALTQPIRKTLPRVGARKYISIYENNVAHNHVLLKFAKLDFNVLQKLHQRELNELTRWWKDLDFANKIPYARDRLVECYFWILGVYFEPKYSRARKMMTKVLKITSVIDDTFDAYATYDELVAFTDAIQRWDASAIDSISPYMRPLYQALLDIYSEMEQVLSNEGKLDRVYYGKHEIKKIVRAYFKEAQWLNDANYIPKYEEHMEISLVTAGYMMGATNCLVGVEEFISKDTFEWLKNEPLIVRAASLISRAMDDIVGHEDEQKRGHVASIIECYMKEYGASKQEAYAKFKKEVTNVWKDINKEFFRPTEVPMFVLERALNFARVIDTLYQEVDGYTNSKGLLKDLVNSLLIESVKISI